A genomic segment from Garra rufa chromosome 5, GarRuf1.0, whole genome shotgun sequence encodes:
- the ppm1db gene encoding protein phosphatase, Mg2+/Mn2+ dependent, 1Db: MNPDLSLRVSVFSEQGGRKYMEDLTEVIVELEPSDAELRAAGHTDPKPDQEPVSESDPPDCTNKPLPVTVTWINTLSPDEIDDIEEPGSQPAPADSRRSVAFFAVFDGHGGREAALFARDNLWDFLKKQRGFWSKDYRKVCAAIRKGFIACHHAMWKKLPEWPKTLTGLPSTSGTTASVVVIRGDRMFVAHVGDSSVVLGVREDPADKVIKAVEVTQDHKPELPKEKQRIEGLGGSVVKKSGVNRVVWKRPRLTHNGPVRRSTPIDQIPFLAVARALGDLWSYDFYSGEFVVSPEPDTSVVTLDPRRHRYIIVGSDGLWNMVPPQEAVTVCQSHDEAVAPFGMSVARRLGCHALMRWRQRMLRADNTSVIVIALPEPGKPHLPMHRDEVILSLAEGPHCDPAIGSRSITPLIKTPDPDLPSASSESLPALERRNGLSGVSLSAEPPLEENLPYTELTDKAALTLCPSEGNRTPEMPLSSPDVSSPVGKRPRRSPLTPSGSRRRTGERSVLKRNTGRTPKRTPSVPILQHRKATLCVC; the protein is encoded by the exons ATGAATCCCGACCTATCGCTGCGAGTGAGCGTCTTCTCCGAACAAGGAGGAAGGAAATACATGGAGGATTTAACGGAGGTGATCGTGGAGCTGGAACCCAGCGACGCTGAGCTGCGAGCGGCGGGACACACCGATCCAAAGCCGGACCAAGAGCCTGTCTCAGAAAGCGACCCACCGGACTGCACAAACAAGCCTTTGCCCGTCACGGTAACGTGGATAAACACACTGTCGCCCGATGAGATAGACGATATAGAGGAGCCTGGGAGTCAACCGGCGCCAGCGGACAGCAGGAGATCGGTCGCGTTCTTCGCCGTGTTCGACGGCCACGGAGGGCGAGAAGCTGCGCTGTTCGCTCGAGATAATCTCTGGGATTTTCTCAAGAAGCAACGGGGCTTTTGGTCGAAGGATTACCGTAAAGTTTGTGCCGCAATTCGCAAGGGTTTCATCGCATGCCACCATGCAATGTGGAAAAAGCTTC CTGAATGGCCAAAGACTTTAACTGGCCTCCCCAGTACTTCGGGCACTACAGCCAGTGTGGTGGTCATTAGAGGGGACCGCATGTTTGTGGCTCATGTCGGGGACTCGTCTGTCGTGTTGGGAGTACGGGAAGATCCCGCTGATAAAGTCATCAAAGCTGTGGAGGTCACACAAGACCACAAGCCCGAACTCCCGAAAGAGAAGCAGAGAATTGAGGGACTGGGTGGCAG TGTGGTGAAGAAGTCTGGTGTGAACCGTGTGGTGTGGAAGCGGCCTAGGCTAACTCACAACGGCCCGGTCAGGAGGAGCACCCCGATCGATCAGATCCCCTTCCTCGCTGTTGCCAGAGCTCTGG GTGATCTGTGGAGTTATGACTTCTACAGTGGAGAGTTTGTAGTGTCTCCTGAGCCTGACACCAGTGTGGTGACCCTTGACCCCAGACGGCATCGTTATATCATCGTTGGCAGTGATGGCCTTTGGAACATGGTTCCACCACAGGAGGCGGTGACTGTCTGCCAGAGCCATGATGAAGCTGTG GCACCTTTCGGAATGTCAGTTGCACGTCGGTTGGGGTGTCATGCATTGATGCGATGGCGCCAGCGGATGCTCCGTGCAGACAACACCAGTGTTATAGTTATTGCCCTTCCTGAGCCTGGCAAACCCCACCTACCTATGCACAGAGACGAGGTCATACTTAGCCTGGCAGAGGGCCCGCACTGTGACCCCGCAATAGGGTCCCGCTCCATAACGCCACTCATCAAG ACCCCGGATCCAGACCTGCCCTCAGCCAGCAGTGAGTCTTTGCCAGCGCTGGAGAGGAGGAACGGTCTGTCAGGAGTGAGTCTGAGCGCAGAACCACCGTTGGAGGAAAACCTCCCTTATACTGAGCTCACAGACAAAGCGGCCTTGACTCTGTGCCCCAGCGAGGGCAACCGGACCCCAGAGATGCCCCTGTCCTCACCGGATGTGTCCAGTCCGGTGGGGAAGAGGCCCAGACGGAGCCCCCTCACTCCGAGCGGCTCCCGGCGGAGGACTGGTGAACGCTCCGTACTCAAACGCAACACCGGCAGGACTCCCAAACGGACCCCCAGCGTCCCTATACTACAGCACCGCAAAGCAACCCTCTGCGTCTGCTGA